The Prionailurus viverrinus isolate Anna chromosome B4, UM_Priviv_1.0, whole genome shotgun sequence genome has a window encoding:
- the LOC125170540 gene encoding transcription factor BTF3-like, which translates to MKATIMNQEKLVKLQAQVRIGWKGTARRKKVAHRTAIADDKKLQFSLKKLGVNNISGIEEVNMFTNQGTVIHFNNRKVQASLAANPFTITGHAERKHLTEMLLSILNQLGADSLTSLRRLAEVLPKQSVDGKVPLATGEDDDDEVPDFVENFDEASKKEANRIESTSEEDKA; encoded by the coding sequence ATGAAAGCAACTATCATGAACCAGGAGAAACTCGTCAAACTGCAAGCACAAGTGCGCATTGGTTGGAAAGGAACTGCTCGCCGAAAAAAGGTGGCTCATCGAACAGCTATAGCAGATGACAAAAAACTTCAGTTCTCTTTAAAGAAGTTAGGGGTAAACAATATCTCTGGTATTGAAGAAGTGAATATGttcacaaaccaaggaacagtGATCCACTTTAACAACCGTAAAGTTCAGGCATCCCTGGCAGCGAACCCTTTCACCATTACAGGCCATGCTGAGAGGAAGCATCTGACAGAAATGCTACTCAGTATCTTAAACCAACTTGGTGCAGACAGTCTGACTAGTTTAAGAAGGCTGGCTGAAGTTCTGCCCAAACAATCTGTGGATGGAAAGGTACCACTTGCTACCggagaggatgatgatgatgaagttcCAGATTTTGTGGAGAATTTTGATGAAGCTTCCAAGAAGGAAGCAAACAGAATTGAATCAACTTCTGAGGAAGATAAAGCTTGA